The genomic segment TTCAGGTGGATACGTGCAACAGATAATCAAATTGATagtaaaaatttagaatgaataagTTGCTTTTGTATAATGGTTGTAAAGGTTTCTTGAGACTTTATGAATTAGGTGTATTGCGTTTGCAAAAAGAATTTCAGAAGATTTTTTGTATTGGAAATGGAGTTAAAACTTGCTATAGGTTACTTTCCTGTATTTCAATCTTATCGTAAAGGGTAATTTGCTGTTgaacctaatttttttttctgattatatcCAACTAATAAATTAACTTAAGAAAATAGATAATTTATGGAGGAAAGCTATAAGTAGCTGGtgcttattttaaaaaatagatttatttttattttatccaataaataaattagtttatgaaaaatgggtactctgttcttataatggaagaaagccataaagagctagtgttCTATTCAAAAAgaatctatttttattttatccgataaataaaatttttgtatgcaaaaatgggtactctattcttataatagaggaaagtCAGGAAGAGCTagtattttatagaaaaatgtgtttatttttagtttagccgataaataaaattttttatttatagaaAATGGGTAcgttgttcttataatggaaaaaagtcataaagagctagtgttttattgaaaaacgggtttatttttatttgatccgataaataaaattttttatgagAAAAACGGGCActgtgttcttataatggaggaaagtcataaagagctagtgttttattggaaaatgggTTTATGCagaattttattttatccataaatttttttatggaaaaatgtgtactctattcttataatggcggaaagccataaagagctagtgttgtattcaaaaacaggtttatttttattttatccgataaataaatttttgtatgGATGTCTAGATAAAATTTATTGATcagattaaaagaaaatttattttaacactcatttttccaaaaacaaattttcttttcgaaaaaaaaagaaaataagcccGTTTTCTAATAAAACAGTCGTTGTTTATGGCTTTCTTGCATTATAAGGAaagagtacccattttctcaaaagcaaatttatttatcgaaataaaataaacataaaGGCGTTTTACAGTTAACCACCCACTATTTACGGCTTGCCTCCATAAATTATCCACTTCACTATTTTTCATAAGTTAATTTACTAGTTGGATAAAATTGGAATAAAATTAGGTTGAACAGCAAATTACCCTttaggataaaattgaaatacagGAAAGTAACCTATAGCAAGTTTTAACTCCGTTTCCACTACAAAAAATCTTCTGCAATTGTTTTTGCAAACGCAAGAAGAATAATTCATAAAGTCTCAAGAAACCTTTACAACCGTTATGCAAAAGCAACTTATTCATTCTAAAATTTTAGCATCAATTTGATTACCTATTGGACGTATCAACGTCAATAAGATAATATGTATTTTCTGATACACGAGACATAAtaagaattaaacttgcattaatGTAGACCTAACAAAATGAGAAAAGTGGCGTAacaaataatacaataataagaATAACATATTTGGTATAACAAATTTAGTAtagtctaaaattttattttttttctacaGATAGTTCACGAATATAAGGTGCAACCactaaaaagaaagaatgaCATGCATATGtaatgtaaaaatgaatataaaatgAATGTAGTTACATTGTGTCATCCGGTATTCGGGTCCATAGTGGAAGCCGAACTTCAATAATGGAAAGCCAAAGTTGAAGCTTACTTCAGACGCTATGGGGAAGAAGTGGGGTCACCAAATATTTGGTACAAAGGAAAGACTTGCAATAACATAGCACGGAAGTCAGTCTGCTGTTTGCTTCCATCCGTACACGCTTCTACTTGATTCCCTATGCACGCGCTCTCCAACAATTTAACGTCTCCATTTGGACCGTTTTGCCCCCAATACGTGTCGCTCTCTGCCGGCATTCCTACCATAGGCAGGTTCCTACCATAAAGGTTTCCTCTCCAGCAGCGGATCCATATATGGTCCAAGGGGGCACGTGTCCCAACTCAATGAAATTGTCACAAGTGTcagggaggtttatgaaattgtTCCGAAGCTTAATTTTATACTCTACTAATTTATTTATGTGTCCTCATTGACgaaagttaatatatatatatatatatatatatatatatatttttaaggtATTGGATTGTTAAATATTTCTATCTTGATAATTAGTAGAAATTCAAGAGAATAACATACTATTGAGTAAATTAATAACAATTTTTAATAACAAAATGATGACTATAAGCATGAACTCAGCAGTTAATAGAATACAGTTTACTTGCGAGTTTTTTTTGcctatacaagaaaataaagaaacaatTCTACTTTAATGGGTGACAGAGCATTATAtggttttttttcctcttctttttatTGATTATTTTAGTTGTCAATTGATGGCAGGAAAGGCTTTTAGAGTTGTTTCTCACTATTAGGTGAATTCCGGTGATTCTTTAcatcttcttcttttatttattgacttttttttgtcaccaactgttattatgatattttttttcttgtcgcCAATTCCCGTGCTACATAATATTTGAAGCGTTGAACGAAAGGGGGAAGAGGAGAGGGAGGCTGGTGGTTGCGGGGGAGGAGGGGAGGGATAATGGTGGATAATTGTAAGTGGTgaagtttttcaaatttttcaaacaatctcaataaaattttaaactccAAAGATACCCCAAAATACATTTTGAAAAACACATAATCTAAACGGACGAAACATTTCCCTTGAATGGTATATGTTATTTTGTGTAACTGAATACCTTTTGTGTTTTAAGAATTTTCAGAGTATTTAGCAATTACTATATATAGAAGAAAAAAGATTGTGGAAAATGTACTAAAAATGATATTTGGCTTGAAGTAGTACGACCTTGGCTCCATTTGGATTAATTAAGTGAAAATGATCCTCGAATGTGTTCTAAGTAATCTTTGGTGTGGAACTTGAATTAAACACCCAAAAGAATAATTGGCCGAATTGAAACAATCACtatttttgcaaataaaatgataaaggAGTGTTCAAGTGCTTTTTCTGATGATTTGCAAGTACTTTTCTTGGGTGGCCAATGGGCTTTTCCCTCGTTCTATTCTATCTCACTCCAATTCTCTGTAATCATTATTAATTCTTTGGACTtgtacaaaagaaagaaaaaaatttcaaaatacaaatactattctttttttttttttttttttactttcccTTCCCTCCTCATATCTTGTCAAGTTAGAAGTCAAATCCTGAACTTGACACCGAATTAACAATTTAAAGAAGAAATGGGTATCAATCGTGGAATCAACAGGCTGTCTAGCTTATATTAGTTGAACACTAGTCTAGTGATATCAATCTTTATTAGAGTATATCAATCTTTATTTGAACATAATATGGCATTTGCTTCACAAGTTTGCCAAATGCAATATGTATAAGAGACTATTGTCTGTCtatttatcttacatacattacatcaaaaaaatattgcagtattttttttcaaaaaattatcacaaataatctactatccaaacacagtgctacgatattttttttttttttcaaaaaattagccCAAATAATTTTCTATCCAAACTCTTCTAGAAACTCATTAGTTTCTAGAGAAAAGATGAGGAAGAGCACTGAGATTGCTCAACATATTAATTATTGGAGGAGAAGGGAGCCTAATCCGTGCAGTAATTTTAGTTTCTAGAGAAAATATGAGAAAGACAGCTGAGATTTGTACTTCTCAACAGTTTGCCAAAATGGTCCCTTAATACAGCTGTAGCTGTAAAAAATAGCTTACatgataactttttttttttggtcgcaAAATTATAATTCCTATAATTTAATCTAGCCTAATTCAGAGGAAGGGGAAAGGGGACTCAATATGAGTACAAACTCCATCCAAGAAGACCAATTAAGACCGCCACATATTGTGACAAATTTTGGTAGAAGGTAAGGGTTAAACCTCGACCTCCCACACCACCAAGCTGGTGGTGACCACAGGGCCAAAGGCCCAGTGGTGCTTACTTGATGACTGATTTGGTCAAAAACAGCCCAAATTCAAAAGCACGTTTGTCATAGGAAGACAGCAAAGACGAATATTGGTCATTGTCGGATGACAattgaagaaaacaagaaaagaaatagcCCAGATTCAAAATGATTGGTTAAAGCGTCAGCCAAAATATAGCGCAAATTCAACAACACTGCAATAATTGAAAAGCAACATAGACGAATGCTAGTCGTTGGCAAATGAAAGCATGAAATCTCCGTCCTTTTAAGCCACAAGCAAGTCTTGTTGAGTAGAGTAAATCAGAGCATGTTGCTTTCGGTCATGACTCATGAGCCAAAGTGAATGTTGACTCCCCAAGGTGTGGTCATCATAACGATTGATTTCCACACCTCCACGGAAAATCAAGATCCTGAGCTTCATGAAACAGATATAAGGACTAGCTGGTAACTACCATCCTCCAGTTTTATGGGATCAATGGAGAGAGATATGGAACAATGCAGAACTCGAAAACATACAGTAGTGTTAGTTCCGCCGCCCCTTCAGGGGCACATGACTCCAATGCTTCAGCTGGGGAGTATTCTTTACTCTAAAGGGTTCTCAATTGTAGTTGCACACTCCGAATTCAGACCACCCGATCCTCTAAACCATCCTGGATTCATCTTTCACGCCTTGTCGGACAATCTATCTGGCTATCAGGCCTCTATCAACAATTTACTGGATCTCATATCCGCTATCAACAGCAACTGCAGAGCACCTCTGCAGGACTACATGGTTCAACTCATGGAAGATCAGAAGCTGCAGGGCTACCAGGTTTCTTGTATGATATATGATGCACTCTTGTTCTTTGTTGATTCGGTCTCTACTCATCTAAAGATTCCAAGCATTATTTTAAGGCCTAATATGGCTGCTTACATGCTATCTTGTCACTGCATCTGCAAACTTCAAGCAGAAAATCGTATTCCTTTTCCAGGTAAATAGCTAACTCTTGGTTTAATATctcaattaaaagaaaaaaagaaatctttacACGAAAGATTTGAGCCCTTTAAGCAGTAAGTTAGTCACTATCTGAACTTAGGGCggcaaaaaattgaaatattgCGATTCACAGAGTCCAGGCTGCAGGAACCTGTGCCAGAGCTCCATCCTTTGAGGTTTAAGGATTTACCCTATCCAATTACTAATGCAATCCCAGAATGGCTTATGGATTTCAACGCTTCTTCAATCAACATACGCTCTTCTGTGGCCACCATTTGGAATACAACAGATTGTCTTGAGCATTCAACCTTATCACGGCTTCAGCAATGTTACAAAGTTCCATGCTTCCCAATTGGGCCTCTCCACAAGTTGGAGGCTGCAGCCACAGCTACTAGTTTCCTGGAAGAGGATCAGAGTTGCATTTCTTGGCTCGAAAGGCAACCTCCAAATTCAGTGATCTATATAAGCTTGGGCAGCATCGCGTGCATAAATGAACAAGAGCTAACAGAAACAGCTTGGGGACTGGCAAACAGTGGCATTCCATTTATATGGGTTCTTAGGTCAGATTCTATAGATGGATCTCAGTTGGATGATCACTTTCCTGAGGGCAGTTTCAAATCTTTACTAGGAGAAAGAGGCCTAATATTCAAATGGGCACCTCAGAAAAAAGTTTTGGCACATAGGGCCGTGGGGGGATTTTGGAGCCACTGCGGCTGGAATTCAACAATAGAAAGCATCTGCGAAGGCGTTCCAATGATTTGCAGACCACATTTTGCTGACCAAATTGTAAATGCAAGATACTTGACTTATGAATGGAAGGTAGGCCTGGAAATTGAGAACGTGGTGGATAGAGGGAGCATTGAGAAATCTATAAGACGACTAATGGTTGAGGTAGAAGGCAAAGAAATGAGGCAAAGAATGTTAATTATGAAAGATAAACTAGAAGCGGGTTTGCAGAAAGGTGGTTCTTCGTATGAGTCCTTAAATGACTTGACAGAGTT from the Coffea arabica cultivar ET-39 chromosome 11e, Coffea Arabica ET-39 HiFi, whole genome shotgun sequence genome contains:
- the LOC113717799 gene encoding UDP-glucose iridoid glucosyltransferase-like; translation: MGSMERDMEQCRTRKHTVVLVPPPLQGHMTPMLQLGSILYSKGFSIVVAHSEFRPPDPLNHPGFIFHALSDNLSGYQASINNLLDLISAINSNCRAPLQDYMVQLMEDQKLQGYQVSCMIYDALLFFVDSVSTHLKIPSIILRPNMAAYMLSCHCICKLQAENRIPFPESRLQEPVPELHPLRFKDLPYPITNAIPEWLMDFNASSINIRSSVATIWNTTDCLEHSTLSRLQQCYKVPCFPIGPLHKLEAAATATSFLEEDQSCISWLERQPPNSVIYISLGSIACINEQELTETAWGLANSGIPFIWVLRSDSIDGSQLDDHFPEGSFKSLLGERGLIFKWAPQKKVLAHRAVGGFWSHCGWNSTIESICEGVPMICRPHFADQIVNARYLTYEWKVGLEIENVVDRGSIEKSIRRLMVEVEGKEMRQRMLIMKDKLEAGLQKGGSSYESLNDLTEFITSVSSAAGQ